One Bradysia coprophila strain Holo2 unplaced genomic scaffold, BU_Bcop_v1 contig_476, whole genome shotgun sequence genomic region harbors:
- the LOC119082714 gene encoding uncharacterized protein LOC119082714 encodes MKKFIIFGTLCVTLATCIHVPIGHDYVEVESYGQNLQYREHKKAKKEQDLHKIPGTPGVDYPVYHTVPHTSFHCGNVPATPGMYANVETGCQAYHVCYDGREGEQGASFLCTNGTIFNQKEFTCDWWYNVDCHAALDYYRLNLDPEHNPYFPKKKEEEADKFLIHA; translated from the exons atgaaaaagtttattattttcggGACATTGTGCGTTACATTGGCTACATGTATCCACGTTCCGATCGGTCACGACTATGTGGAAGTAGAG aGCTACGGCCAAAACCTACAGTATCGTGAACATAAAAAGGCAAAGAAGGAGCAAGATCTGCACAAAATACCAGGAACTCCAG GTGTCGACTATCCAGTCTACCATACTGTTCCACACACCAGTTTCCACTGTGGCAACGTTCCAGCTACACCCGGAATGTACGCAAATGTCGAGACCGGTTGTCAGGCATACCATGTGTGTTATGATGGTAGAGAAGGCGAACAGGGCGCCTCATTTTTGTGCACCAACGGTACCATTTTCAATCAGAAAGAATTTACCTGCGATTGGTGGTACAATGTCGATTGTCATGCTGCTTTGGATTATTACCG CCTGAATCTTGACCCCGAACACAATCCCTACTTCCCAAAGAAGAAGGAAGAGGAAGCCGATAAGTTTCTTATTCATGCGTAA